One genomic segment of Arachis duranensis cultivar V14167 chromosome 4, aradu.V14167.gnm2.J7QH, whole genome shotgun sequence includes these proteins:
- the LOC107486845 gene encoding bidirectional sugar transporter N3 → MAISHSTLAFTFGMLGNVISFMVFLAPIPTFYRIYKKKSTEGFQSLPYLVALFSSMLWLYYAMVKRDALLLITINSFGCVVEIIYITLFLIYATKDARSLTIKLFSSMNVGAFGLILLVTHFAVHGPLRVQVLGWICVSISVSVFAAPLSIVAQVIRTKSVEFMPFNLSFTLTLSAVMWFGYGLFLKDICIALPNVLGFGLGLVQMVLYGIYRKGSNKTKEEKAPQEPLKSIVIATSLALVEEQQQAKAKINGEQEDGNHEKEKIAAPATQPECV, encoded by the exons ATGGCCATCAGTCACAGTACTTTGGCTTTTACCTTCGGCATGCTTG GTAATGTCATTTCATTCATGGTGTTCCTGGCTCCAAT CCCGACATTTTACCGGATATACAAGAAGAAGTCAACGGAGGGTTTTCAGTCACTGCCTTACCTAGTGGCATTGTTCAGTTCCATGCTCTGGCTGTACTACGCGATGGTCAAAAGAGACGCTCTCCTCCTCATAACCATTAACTCATTTGGATGTGTCGTTGAAATCATCTACATCACCTTGTTCCTCATCTATGCCACCAAGGATGCTAgg AGCTTAACTATTAAGCTGTTTTCGTCGATGAACGTGGGCGCCTTTGGTTTGATCCTCTTAGTCACACACTTCGCTGTGCATGGTCCTCTTCGAGTCCAAGTCTTGGGATGGATTTGTGTTTCTATCTCAGTCAGTGTCTTTGCGGCACCACTAAGCATTGTG GCACAAGTTATTCGGACCAAGAGTGTGGAGTTTATGCCTTTCAATTTGTCATTTACACTCACATTGAGTGCTGTAATGTGGTTTGGTTATGGTCTCTTTCTCAAGGACATATGCATTGCT CTGCCAAATGTGCTGGGTTTTGGACTGGGGTTAGTCCAGATGGTGCTGTATGGTATTTACAGGAAAGGCAGCAACAAAAcaaaggaagagaaagcacCGCAAGAGCCACTCAAGAGCATTGTGATAGCCACCTCTTTGGCTCTGGTGGAGGAGCAGCAGCAAGCAAAGGCGAAGATCAACGGAGAACAAGAAGATGGAAATCATGAGAAGGAGAAAATCGCTGCACCTGCAACTCAACCTGAATGCGTGTGA